In the genome of Prosthecobacter dejongeii, one region contains:
- a CDS encoding PIN domain-containing protein, which yields MTYLADANLICEPTKLRASEKACHWLEEHDAEIVIDAVVLAEICDGIAALPEGRKKRDLEQWFERLRGSVTCLPWSDETAIVWAGLHQDIRRSGFTVGIKDTMIAASAKLHGLTVATRNINDFARCGVTVLNPFD from the coding sequence ATGACCTATCTAGCGGATGCTAATCTCATTTGCGAACCCACAAAGTTACGAGCTTCGGAAAAGGCTTGCCATTGGTTGGAGGAACATGACGCAGAGATCGTGATTGATGCCGTGGTATTAGCAGAGATTTGCGATGGCATCGCTGCATTGCCTGAAGGGCGTAAAAAGCGTGATCTTGAGCAATGGTTTGAGCGGCTGCGTGGTTCTGTGACCTGCTTGCCATGGTCCGATGAAACAGCAATAGTCTGGGCAGGACTGCATCAGGACATCCGCCGTAGCGGTTTCACGGTTGGGATCAAAGATACGATGATTGCTGCTTCTGCAAAGCTCCATGGCCTGACCGTGGCTACTCGCAATATCAATGACTTTGCTCGCTGTGGGGTAACAGTGCTGAATCCCTTTGATTGA
- a CDS encoding AraC family transcriptional regulator — MATSSQILTSFLTVAGGGSHFGQLFDELPGVSFFAKNRDFQFVAANRRFWRRFGFQSEEELIGKTDFDIFPLQLARNYRADDEAILASGEARRRIVEPFFNQQGLPDWFFTNKLPMRCAQGSIIGIMGIIENYAAAHAVKTPYFQLDRAVNHIREHFRESIAITDLAALAGLSVRQFNRLFQQVFQSSPRDFLIKTRIQAACQELRRSDRDIREIAQHAGFCDQSALTLHFRHHMGSTPSRYRKDHRQRGSQTADD, encoded by the coding sequence ATGGCCACCAGCTCTCAGATTCTCACCTCTTTTCTCACTGTAGCAGGCGGCGGCAGCCATTTCGGCCAGTTGTTCGATGAATTGCCGGGTGTGTCCTTCTTTGCTAAAAACCGTGATTTCCAGTTCGTGGCGGCCAATCGGCGTTTCTGGCGACGCTTTGGTTTCCAGTCCGAAGAAGAGTTGATCGGCAAAACGGATTTTGACATCTTCCCCCTTCAGCTCGCCCGCAACTACCGGGCGGATGATGAAGCCATTCTCGCCAGCGGTGAAGCCCGCAGACGCATCGTGGAGCCTTTCTTCAATCAACAGGGGCTGCCAGATTGGTTTTTCACCAACAAACTGCCCATGCGTTGCGCCCAGGGAAGCATCATCGGCATCATGGGCATCATTGAAAACTATGCGGCTGCGCATGCTGTAAAAACGCCCTACTTCCAGCTCGACCGGGCCGTGAACCACATCCGCGAGCACTTCCGCGAATCCATTGCTATCACTGACTTAGCCGCGCTGGCAGGGCTTTCGGTTCGGCAGTTCAATCGCCTCTTCCAACAGGTCTTCCAAAGCAGCCCTCGGGATTTCCTCATCAAGACCCGCATCCAGGCTGCCTGCCAGGAGCTGCGCCGGAGTGACCGCGATATCCGCGAGATCGCCCAGCATGCGGGCTTTTGTGATCAAAGCGCGCTGACCCTGCACTTCCGGCATCACATGGGAAGCACCCCCTCCCGCTACCGTAAGGATCACCGCCAACGCGGTTCCCAGACAGCAGACGACTGA